The DNA sequence GGTAAAACTAATTTTAGGTATAACAGATCAAGACTGTTAGCATTTTGACATATACAGATATCAAACTGGGAATCATAAACCATATTTAAGATGTTTTAATATACAATAGTTAGCAAAAAGAATGGGGGTTGGAGTTGGGAATCATAAGCCATGTTTAAGGAGTTATGATACAGtagttagtaaaaaaaaaaaaaagaggggggggtgCAATCTACCAGAAATAGTACCAACCATCACAAATTGTGATTGTGAGCAATTTCAAGTTTCCATGGAAATTTCCAAGAAAACACTTGTTGTCCTTTGTAATTGCTAGCAGAAACAGTAGTTATGAAAAATAAGCAAATGCCTGCAAGTTTCTATCATGCAACTCAAATTATCATGGCACAGAACTTTCACTTTGATGCAGATTTTATAGTGGTTTTAACACTTCCAAAGACGTTCATCTGAAGTGCCTCTTCCTCTAAATTCAAAAATGTTCTGCTCGCAACCCCAAGATGAGAGACATCCCAGAAGAGTATAAAATGACACTGCCTTAGAATGTTCTGTCATGCGATCTGTGCTAGTCTCAAGAAATTGAAGTGCTTTCAAAGTTCAAAGTTGTGAAtggcacaaataaataaataaataaacctctaGACAATTCAAGTTAAACGAAAACTCATTAAAAATGCTAAGGAATCTGTCTAGGCTTGTTCCAGTAATGGTTAATTACAATTTATCATTATGTCTGAATTCAATCTATCTGCAAGTCACATTCTAGTAGGGCCACAAAGCATATTTGAGTCATCTTTCCTGAATTAACCAATACATTTGTTTTCTGTATATGAGCTAGGTTTTGGAAACTGAGATTAAACCAGTGGCAAGGCATATACCTAGTTTTGATCCCATCTCAATTACTCCATGTAAGGGctttatttcaaatgaaaaataatatgtagaactctttttaaagctgtttctaGAAAATATCTTCCTTATACTGCCAAACTGATCTTTCAGCTAGCAAAACTCAATGAACAGTTTGCCTATAAGGGAAGTTCCAGCTCATGGACTATTTAGAAAACACTTACCCCAATGTCTTCATCACTCTGTATTAGCTGCGAATGTCCAAAGAGACGTCTCTTCAGAATAGGTTCTACCATTGTGAGATACACCATGTACAGGAGTAGGAGACCCAAGATGGACAAATATATGATGATAGTAATCTATACAACATAACACAGTAATTCAGTTTATGGCACAAGAGAACAATTTAGAGAATGCAactggcaaaataaaacaaaatgcctaCAGCAATATAACCATTCAGGCCTTCCATTCTCAGCAATTTGCAAAGAACTAAACCACATAAACACATTATTTTTCCCAGCCACCTCCACGTTTATCATaaagaaatgaagagaaaataaaagtatACTCTACAAAATGGGGAGGCAGAGAAggaagtgaaaatatttttttcaagtaaCATGAATGTATTGATATCTCAGTTTACAGCCTATGCAAACTTTATGATTTCAGAAACATGAAACAGCAGTTAGTACTACTGAACAATATGCTAGGTGCAAGGGATTCCTTGTAGGAACAGAATCTCTGAAGCCAATCCATTGGCTTTAAATTAAATACTGGTTGCAATTGCAAAAAGACAGACAGTATAAGCAAAATAAGAATATAAACACCTTCTGGTACAGATTTTATGATAATTATGCTAGATCATTGTTTCTCATCCTTTAGTCCTCCTGATTTTTGGATTTGTCCTCTCAGAACCATCAGCTATGTTGACTTAGGCATCTGAGAgtgaattttaaaacatattcaagGTCAAATGTTGAGAGAAACTATTCTAGATACTTTCTGAATGGTTCCACAGAATGCAGCAGCAAACCAGGCACATTTATGGGGAACAGCAATGCATATCATATTTCTGATCAACACACATATTTGCAAACTTGTTTATTTTGCTTGAAATTTCATCTCTTTGATAGATAATATCCGTGAActggtgtgtgtgcatttgtgggaTTCTATTCAGTTACCACATATTGTGGCATGCTTCCACACAGATTACAAGTCTTTAAGTTATTGCTAAAGGAATAAAGTGGAACCATAAGAACCAAGACAGGTAAGCAAGTTAGAAAACTAGTATGTTCCAGTGCCAGACCTATTGTATTTGAAGACAGAAGTATCCCAACTTAAAACTTGTTTTGAATGGCATTTAATAAAGTAGACTGTGCAACAGACAAGATCAGTGTCAATATCACAGAGAAAAATTAATTAAACTGGCTATTTAATAAGATCCATGTATTCACTGATGTTTCcaaaaacattaacaaaatgTGAAGCAATGCATGACCAGCATACAAAGAATGAAAGGGAAGAATTTTACAGAGTGTTCGTAATATTATAGGAGAGCCCCACTTATAGTCATGTGATCTTTTCAGGATGACATATCTTTTCACTTATTTTTTAGAGCAGGCCCTTAAGTAATTGAGGATCTTGACATCACAAGGCTGCATGTATTTCCCTCATATGTATAATGACAGCCAAAACACATCTAAAGGAAGATGATCTGTGTTCATTTTGCTTGCTTAAAAAACCCCTGACACGCACCAAAAGGTGTAATAAATTGTGTCTTGATTCCACACCAGCAAGTTATTCAAGAAATCAAAGGcttatttaaaccagtttgcaaaatacagtggtaTTCAGATACTCCTGGCTGCTCTACAAACAAGGAAAACATTATTTCAGACTAGAAGATTTTATCATTTAGGATTTATAACTTACAACCGTCCTTAACTCATCTGTACTAATGAAAATAGCTATAAGGAAGGGAAGATGAGTAAGCACTAATTTTTTAATAATGCCCATGAAGACTGATAGCAACAAAGGCTCTAAACCAGTACCTACGGACATAAATCTATTATTTAGTGATCTCATACCATACGGAATCTATACAATAtagcagatattttaaaaacaagaacactTTGTGGACTTCAACCTGTTACAGTAGCTGCTGCACAGCTTGTACCATGAGGAACCCATAACAATGCCTAAGAATTGTAACTGTATTGTAGTTTTATCTGGACTAGACTGGATGGAATTCCATAGATTCTATTACATAACCTGCATATTAACATTTTTGCATACTTTCTAATGCATGTATATTTGGGAGAAATGCAAATATGTGCATGTTGACAGTTTAAGAAAGCAATCAAGGGATATATTTACTTTAATTGTTTCAGAGCTTCTTTCCTCATATTTGCATTCACAACGTAAGCAGTAGGCTTCCACATCTGGCCCAGGAACTGGCATAGGCACCACAACATGAAGACAATCACtaggcagaaagaaaaagaggcttAAAATAAATTTAGGCAGGTTTATACGCCTGAAGAGATGTATTCCCCAATGAAAAATCATGCTGAATGCAGTAAGAGCAAAACAATAAATTATTCATATTTTCTGAAGAATATTTGACATTCAACTCATGTAATgatctatttaaatatttaatttgctGCATGAGAAGCTAGTCATTTTATGAATTACCAACTGCcaacaatggggaaaaatatatttttgaattaaGAGTTCAAATATGTGTATGGCAATTTTCTAGACAAGAGATTCCTGAAACGCCAGCTGGCTCTATGATACCAGGTCTTATGCCCACATGCTCATCTCCCCATCACTGCTCCTCAGTTGAAAAATTACAATTATGGGGGCCTGGAAGTGGCAGCATAATCAGGAGTTAAATATCCAGGAGTTGGAGTTAAATGATCAATCAAAAGACTTCACACACCACACAGTCATCTTGGCCCTAAAAACAATCCAGCCCACCAGCATATTAGAATCCAGCTactttcattttaatattgtaatgatGTTACAATAATCTGACACTTTGAAGCAGTGCATTTCAGTCTAGGTCTCACTGGTGAGGATCCCAATCTTTTTGGTATCAACAATAACTGTTCAACTGAAGGCAGTGGTAAAAGAAAACTATTCTCAACATGTAAATGATCATGGAAAGGTAGCAGTGTTTCAGCtgtcttttgtttttaatcctGCTTCATGCTGTCGGCTGTCTCACCATATAAAACACCACACATTCTTTTTATAGAACAATCATGCCTTTCTCCTCACTTACAATTTATCACATCTTTTAATCCTATATGAACAAGACAATTAAGGAAACTTCTGATTTGTGGTTTCAAACACTGATTAAGCCTTACACAGGGAAGACAGAGCAGAAATGTAATAGCATCCTCACATGTTCACAGAGGTTTTAGTGACTATTTCAGGACGGAATGAATTGTCTCAAGAAAAAGAACATGTTCATTAAAAGCAAGAATTGCCAGTCCTTTGCATTTGACTGAACTTGCAGGTTTTCTTGGACTGATTTCCTTCAGCAATTAATTTATTACCCCTTTCCCTGAATTTGTATCAGATGATGGGAAGTTATGACACTACAAAATTCAGAGGATGGAATATTATTACACCATGTGATAATATTTGCACAAGAAAATTTAATAAGTATTCTACTAGCCTCATAAGATCTTACAAACTGGTAGGTCACATCTACTAGATGAGCCACAAATCGAGCATTTGTAAATAAAGCCATACTTAATACAGCTGATTTAATTTAAAAGCAATCATATGATCTCCCTGACAGTATATTTACAGGACAAGTTATACACTGTGCTAATCCACCACATAGAAAAACTTCCTATAAATACAGTGTTTTGCCTCCCTCTCTGTAGTCACCTCCCTCTttggtttttccatattttgttgtgTTAAAACCCAGAACTGAAACTCATTTAGTTGGAATTGTAACCACTTGATATACAGAAGATAGTAGATGCAAAATATATTTGTGTCTGCACAAAaggtaagtaaacaaaaataaattgtcACCGGGTGACATAAGTACAGTCGGACCTTGGAATCCAggagggatccattctgaaccccTCACGGATATTAAGACATGTCGGACCTGAAGTCCTGTTATTCCTGCTAGTGTGGCcgtgtgcacatgctgccattgaggGCAACAGGGTTTGTCATCTGCAGATGGTTAAATCCGTGGGTGGCAAGCCCATGGCTAAGGAAGCCCCACTGTATTCACTCCCAGTCAATATTtgctaaaaacatttttgtcagcAATTACAATGTTAGGTCTTCTTGGATAAGTCTCTGTCAGCTGTGATTGAGTAATTCTaccctctgttgttgttgctgtgtgccttcaagttgtttttgactaacagcaaccctaaagcaaccctgtcacagggctttcttggcatgtttcttcagaaagggcttgccattgccatcctctgaggctgagagtgcgacttgcccaggatcacccgtTTATATGACtgagctggtctccagagtcatggcccaaggctcaaactactatactacactgacTCTGTCCTATCCTAGTTGGAAACAAAAATTGGATTTGGTTGTTAATGTCTATTCAGTTTTCTATATCTACAAAATATTTCTTAAACAGTTTAACTGCTACACATGAACATTATATTCCGAGAGTACAGGTATAAAATGATGTGTCACATACTCACCAGTCTTTCTGTGAAACATTTTTGCTGAAAATGTCACCAGCATGTTCTTTGTAAGGAGGGCAGATGCATTTACATCGGACATCCTCAGAATTCTGAAAAATGAATGTGAACTAATAAGTTTGCCATatcccagaataatggatgcataATAAAAGGAGAACACAACTCCTCAATGAGGTAGTTAGGTTTTTTGTACTTCAAGGACTTCTATGTAGCAGGGTGCAAGGTTTTAACCCTTCAAGCATATAAAACTACTATTTTCACTTATTAAATATAAAGAAGTTACCCTTCTAGCTATCATGCTATGAAACTACGCTTGACCAAGACAGATTTGTTTTATTAGCACTAATAAAAAAActacaacaaacaaaacagttatgtatttttagattgtaagcctgagggcagggaaccgtcatcTGCAAACGGCTCAGagagcctttagagctgaagataaggtataaataccgtaaataaaataaaaaattagaggaataaagaaatatttcaaagTAACCACATGTGTATGACAACACaacagggttttgtttgtttctgaaagGAACTGCTTAGAGGTCTAGATCACCTGGTATATGATGCTTGAATTTTTGCATAAGGCTTACAAATTGACTAGGGTAATTGTACCCAAACTTGGATTCTGAGATATTGCTGGGTTTCAACTCTCAGAATACTTAGACAGCATGGCCAACaatgagggataatgggagtttgAACCCAACCTAACagtgagggataatgggagtttgAACCCAACCTAACagtgagggataatgggagttNNNNNNNNNNCAAACTCCAAAATTCACTCTTCCCTCTGCGAGGGCGGCGGAAAGATCCAGAGGAGCGGTGACAAAGAAGGGGGGCAATGGGGgtggccttcagtcaaagtattggtg is a window from the Sceloporus undulatus isolate JIND9_A2432 ecotype Alabama chromosome 1, SceUnd_v1.1, whole genome shotgun sequence genome containing:
- the TMEM9B gene encoding transmembrane protein 9B isoform X1; the encoded protein is MPVPGPDVEAYCLRCECKYEERSSETIKITIIIYLSILGLLLLYMVYLTMVEPILKRRLFGHSQLIQSDEDIGDHQPFANAHDVLARSRSRANMLNKVEYAQQRWKLQVQEQRKSVFDRHVVLS
- the TMEM9B gene encoding transmembrane protein 9B isoform X2; the protein is MAAPPPPPRWGLMGPLLALALLVGAAEGEKNSEDVRCKCICPPYKEHAGDIFSKNVSQKDCDCLHVVVPMPVPGPDVEAYCLRCECKYEERSSETIKITIIIYLSILGLLLLYMVYLTMVEPILKRRLFGHSQLIQSDEDIGDHQPFANAHDVLARSRSRANMLNKVEYAQQRWKLQVQEQRKSVFDRHVVLS